From the Exiguobacterium aurantiacum genome, one window contains:
- a CDS encoding LysR family transcriptional regulator — translation MELQQLRYFLAVASEKNITRAAEHLRLSQPALSRQIHQLEDSLGGPLFERSQGGVTLTERGYYLAEHAKEMVRLADKISANLNTATPVSGELYIGGGETETLTSVVKTFRQMKQRHPDVKLRLYSGNGDDVIDKLDRGILDFGVVIEPVNLAAYASRELPHVDRWGILTRRDSPVGQKLAIETEDLLDLPLILSEQSLVDRHLSARLGVDLSEADVVATYNLLYNASLLVREGIGHALCLDGIINTYGTELVFVPLHPPLTSSVHLIWKNGSRLSNVASTFLELFDERETAT, via the coding sequence ATGGAGCTTCAACAACTACGCTACTTCCTCGCCGTCGCGAGCGAGAAGAATATCACCCGCGCGGCCGAACATTTACGGCTGTCGCAACCGGCCTTGTCCCGGCAAATCCACCAGCTCGAGGACAGCCTCGGCGGACCGTTGTTCGAGCGGAGCCAAGGCGGGGTCACGCTGACCGAACGGGGCTACTATTTGGCCGAACACGCCAAAGAGATGGTCCGTCTGGCCGATAAGATCTCGGCCAACTTAAATACGGCGACACCCGTCAGCGGAGAACTGTATATCGGTGGCGGTGAGACGGAGACGCTCACCTCGGTCGTCAAAACGTTCCGACAGATGAAACAGCGTCATCCAGACGTCAAGTTACGCCTGTATAGCGGCAACGGGGACGACGTCATCGACAAGTTGGACCGGGGCATCCTCGACTTCGGGGTCGTCATCGAACCGGTCAATCTGGCGGCGTACGCCTCGCGCGAGCTCCCTCACGTCGACCGTTGGGGCATATTGACGCGCCGTGACAGCCCGGTCGGACAAAAGCTTGCCATCGAGACCGAGGATCTTCTCGACTTGCCGCTCATCTTGTCCGAGCAATCGCTCGTCGACCGGCATTTGTCGGCCCGACTCGGCGTCGATTTGAGTGAAGCCGACGTCGTCGCGACATATAACCTGCTCTATAACGCCTCGCTCCTCGTCCGGGAAGGCATCGGTCACGCGCTCTGCCTCGACGGAATCATCAACACGTACGGGACCGAGTTGGTGTTCGTCCCGCTCCATCCCCCGCTCACGTCTTCCGTCCATTTGATTTGGAAGAACGGGAGCCGTCTGTCGAACGTCGCCTCGACATTTTTAGAGCTGTTCGATGAACGGGAAACGGCCACCTAA
- a CDS encoding SDR family oxidoreductase, whose product MTINKVVIIMGASSGIGEATAHLLAERGAKLVLAARRLERLEAIQAKHPEADIVIQQADVTDYAAVEAVVKMTIDTFGKIDVLFNNAGIMPTAPLVDGRRDEWQAMLDVNVTGVLNGIAAALPIMERQQSGHIIATDSVAGHVVYPESAVYCGTKFAVRAIMEGLRQEQRENNVKLTIISPGAVQTELYNTISDKQAAQALHEAQTEWGLTSEDVAEAVVYAIDTPDRVSVSNLIIRPTKQQV is encoded by the coding sequence ATGACCATCAATAAAGTTGTCATCATCATGGGGGCGTCGAGCGGGATCGGCGAAGCGACGGCCCATCTATTGGCCGAGCGGGGTGCGAAACTCGTGCTCGCCGCCCGTCGTCTCGAGCGATTGGAAGCCATCCAAGCGAAGCATCCCGAGGCCGACATCGTCATCCAGCAAGCCGATGTCACGGACTACGCAGCTGTCGAGGCGGTCGTGAAGATGACGATCGACACGTTCGGGAAAATCGATGTCTTGTTCAACAACGCCGGGATCATGCCGACCGCGCCGCTCGTTGACGGGCGCCGTGACGAATGGCAGGCCATGCTCGACGTGAACGTGACCGGGGTGTTGAACGGGATCGCCGCCGCGCTCCCGATCATGGAACGGCAACAGTCGGGTCATATCATCGCGACCGATTCGGTGGCCGGGCACGTCGTCTATCCGGAGTCGGCCGTCTATTGCGGAACGAAGTTCGCGGTCCGGGCCATCATGGAAGGCTTGCGCCAAGAACAGCGTGAGAACAACGTCAAATTGACAATCATCTCGCCGGGAGCCGTCCAGACCGAGCTGTACAACACGATCAGCGACAAACAAGCCGCCCAGGCGCTCCATGAGGCGCAAACCGAGTGGGGATTGACGAGCGAGGACGTGGCCGAAGCGGTCGTCTATGCCATCGACACACCGGACCGGGTCTCTGTCAGCAACCTCATCATCCGCCCGACGAAACAACAGGTGTGA
- a CDS encoding DapH/DapD/GlmU-related protein, producing the protein MSSGLRERVSGRYIAAGEAVFEEIHHIQRAIEPTLMRLNYQYLPKDEFRQTLSELLGCEVAESVTVLPPFYTDFGKHITLGTDIFINRGVMFTDLGGIDIEDHVLIGPFAKLLTVNHPTNPTERRGLITKPIRVKRSAWIGAGATILPGVTIGENAIVAANATVTKDVPDNVTVAGTPARVVQPS; encoded by the coding sequence ATGAGTAGCGGATTGAGAGAACGCGTGTCCGGCCGATATATCGCTGCGGGCGAAGCCGTCTTTGAAGAGATTCATCACATTCAACGAGCCATCGAACCGACGCTCATGCGCTTGAATTATCAGTATTTGCCGAAAGACGAGTTCCGGCAGACGCTCTCGGAGCTGCTCGGCTGTGAGGTCGCTGAGTCGGTCACGGTGCTGCCACCGTTCTATACCGATTTCGGGAAACACATCACGCTCGGGACGGACATCTTCATCAACCGTGGCGTCATGTTCACCGATCTCGGGGGCATCGACATCGAAGACCACGTCTTGATCGGTCCGTTCGCGAAGTTGTTGACGGTCAACCATCCGACCAATCCGACCGAACGGCGCGGCTTGATCACGAAGCCGATTCGTGTGAAACGGAGCGCCTGGATTGGGGCCGGGGCGACGATTTTGCCGGGTGTCACCATCGGCGAGAACGCCATCGTCGCGGCCAACGCGACGGTGACGAAAGACGTCCCGGACAATGTGACGGTCGCTGGGACACCGGCCCGTGTCGTGCAGCCGTCATGA
- a CDS encoding cyclophilin-like fold protein, whose product MNAIRLGLVASMLFLAGCGDDAVREPENQEGVTSQVETIPVSVRFEDNPTAEALQDRLPLTLSMQDLHQNEKYFYFDEPFPTNPERVGSIRAGDVMLYGDDCLVLFYEDVETSYAYTRIGRVENFTTLAPLLGSGTVELTFQN is encoded by the coding sequence ATGAACGCCATCCGACTCGGATTGGTCGCATCCATGTTGTTTCTCGCTGGGTGTGGGGACGACGCGGTGAGGGAGCCGGAGAATCAGGAAGGAGTGACATCACAAGTGGAAACGATACCCGTTTCAGTACGTTTCGAGGACAACCCGACAGCCGAAGCGCTCCAAGATCGACTGCCACTCACGCTGTCGATGCAGGACTTGCATCAGAACGAGAAGTACTTCTATTTCGATGAACCGTTTCCGACGAACCCGGAACGTGTCGGTTCGATTCGGGCCGGGGATGTCATGCTGTATGGGGATGACTGTCTCGTTTTGTTCTATGAAGATGTCGAGACGAGTTATGCGTATACGCGCATTGGTCGGGTCGAGAACTTCACCACGCTTGCACCGCTGCTCGGGAGCGGGACAGTCGAGCTGACGTTTCAAAACTGA
- a CDS encoding cytidine deaminase: MNQQQLVERARQVKENAYSPYSNFRVGAALLMKDGTVIDGVNVENVSFGATNCAERTAIFTAVAQGYKKGDFEAVAVSGDTVDFLPPCSICRQVLVEFGDPDFKVLLTNGNADVKEVTLEELVPLAFTELEM; this comes from the coding sequence ATGAACCAACAACAACTAGTCGAGCGCGCCCGCCAAGTGAAAGAGAACGCCTACTCGCCGTATTCAAACTTCCGCGTCGGAGCAGCGCTTCTCATGAAGGACGGAACGGTCATCGACGGCGTCAACGTCGAGAACGTCTCGTTCGGTGCGACGAACTGTGCCGAGCGTACGGCCATCTTCACAGCGGTCGCGCAAGGTTATAAAAAAGGTGACTTCGAAGCCGTCGCGGTGTCAGGGGACACGGTCGACTTCTTGCCGCCGTGCAGCATCTGCCGCCAAGTGCTCGTCGAGTTCGGCGACCCAGACTTCAAAGTGTTGCTCACGAACGGCAACGCCGACGTGAAAGAAGTGACGCTGGAAGAGCTCGTCCCGCTCGCGTTCACAGAACTCGAGATGTGA
- a CDS encoding polysaccharide deacetylase family protein yields the protein MMRKRLILFVLAILLISPLSHTEAATPKAYNDRSLIYLTFDDGPHRQTGALLDVLKKHKVKATFFILGNNIKGNEKMLRRIVAEGHLIALHGMTHDRHKFYRTPTTAVREMQDVQKLVFKVTGVKSNIVRTPYGSDPYMTLAHRRAMTKAGFQMWDWNIDSLDYRYKTDNRRVQNQVFARLDANYKARIASIILTHDHSITPTALDYIIRNAKAKKRGYEFGTLHGLKNPHNFFNKWKPHR from the coding sequence ATGATGAGAAAACGTTTGATTTTGTTCGTGTTGGCGATTCTGTTGATCAGTCCCCTGTCGCACACAGAAGCGGCGACACCGAAAGCGTACAACGACCGCAGCCTCATCTATTTGACGTTCGACGACGGTCCGCACCGTCAAACCGGCGCTTTGCTCGATGTGTTGAAGAAACATAAGGTCAAAGCCACGTTTTTTATTCTCGGCAACAACATCAAAGGCAACGAGAAAATGCTCAGACGAATCGTCGCAGAAGGTCATCTCATCGCGCTTCACGGGATGACGCACGACCGGCACAAATTTTACCGGACACCGACGACGGCCGTGCGCGAGATGCAGGACGTCCAAAAGCTCGTCTTCAAAGTGACGGGTGTCAAATCAAACATCGTCCGCACTCCATACGGCAGCGACCCGTACATGACGCTGGCGCATCGGCGCGCGATGACGAAAGCGGGCTTTCAAATGTGGGACTGGAATATCGACAGTCTCGACTACCGGTATAAGACGGACAACCGCCGCGTCCAAAACCAAGTGTTTGCTCGGCTCGATGCGAACTATAAAGCAAGAATTGCCTCGATCATCCTGACCCACGATCATTCCATCACCCCGACCGCGCTCGACTATATCATCCGCAACGCGAAAGCGAAAAAACGTGGCTACGAGTTCGGAACGTTGCATGGCCTTAAAAATCCGCACAACTTCTTCAATAAATGGAAACCACATCGGTAA
- a CDS encoding polysaccharide deacetylase family protein yields MKKRVILLMSIFLLISSLTQAAIPKPKAYNDRSLIYLTLDDGPNRKTGALLDVLKKHRVKATFFILGKNIEGNEHLIRRIVADGHLIALHGMTHVREEFYASPMTAVRQMKDVQRLIFEVTGIHTNMARTIYGSDAGMTPAHWQAMDEAGFEIWDWNVGSLDHIYKKDNAPIEQRVFNRLEANYELNIASIILAHDHSMTPKALDTIIRYAKERDYEFQTLEGVHPAYNFFNPWEPNE; encoded by the coding sequence ATGAAGAAACGCGTCATTTTACTCATGTCCATCTTTTTGTTAATCAGCTCCCTGACTCAGGCGGCGATCCCGAAACCGAAAGCTTATAACGACCGCAGTCTCATCTATTTGACGCTCGATGACGGGCCGAACCGGAAGACGGGAGCGTTGCTTGACGTCTTGAAGAAGCATCGGGTGAAAGCGACATTCTTCATCCTCGGGAAGAATATCGAGGGGAATGAGCACCTCATCCGACGCATCGTCGCCGATGGCCATCTCATCGCCCTGCATGGGATGACACACGTGCGCGAGGAGTTTTATGCGTCGCCGATGACGGCCGTGCGTCAAATGAAGGACGTACAACGCCTCATTTTTGAAGTGACAGGCATCCATACGAATATGGCCCGCACGATTTACGGTAGTGACGCAGGCATGACACCTGCGCACTGGCAAGCGATGGACGAGGCCGGTTTTGAGATTTGGGACTGGAACGTCGGTAGTCTCGACCATATCTATAAGAAAGACAACGCTCCGATCGAGCAGCGTGTGTTCAATCGGCTCGAGGCGAATTACGAGCTGAATATCGCCTCCATCATTTTGGCACACGATCACTCGATGACCCCGAAGGCGCTCGATACGATTATCCGCTATGCGAAAGAACGCGACTATGAGTTCCAGACGTTAGAAGGCGTGCATCCCGCGTACAACTTTTTCAATCCGTGGGAACCGAATGAATGA
- a CDS encoding MBL fold metallo-hydrolase — protein MHVQLIRNATLRVEYAGKTFLIDPFLGEKGAYPPFPNSARQDANPLADLPIAIDDILTGIDAVILTHLHLDHYDEVAKQVLPKAIPLFVQNEDDLTVIEGDGFTNVTVLSDTTAFEGISLTKTAGEHGRGPILEMAGLVCGVVFTHPSEQTLYVAGDTVWYDEVAKTIQAHQPAVIVVNAGDNQFVEGGSLVMNEEDVRLVHETAPAATIIAVHMEAVNHWNLSRPDLRAYAASHSFADQLIVPEDGETISR, from the coding sequence ATGCACGTACAACTGATCCGTAATGCCACACTCCGCGTTGAATACGCCGGAAAGACGTTCCTCATCGACCCGTTCCTCGGGGAGAAAGGCGCCTATCCCCCGTTCCCGAACTCGGCACGGCAAGACGCTAATCCATTGGCCGACCTGCCAATCGCGATTGACGACATTTTGACAGGCATCGACGCCGTCATCTTGACCCACCTGCATCTCGACCACTACGACGAGGTCGCCAAACAAGTTCTGCCGAAAGCGATCCCGCTGTTCGTTCAAAACGAGGACGATTTGACTGTCATCGAAGGCGACGGCTTCACGAACGTGACCGTGTTGAGCGACACGACAGCATTCGAAGGAATCAGCCTCACGAAGACAGCAGGTGAGCACGGACGCGGTCCGATTTTAGAAATGGCCGGTCTCGTGTGCGGTGTCGTCTTCACCCATCCTTCGGAACAGACGCTCTATGTCGCTGGGGACACGGTCTGGTATGACGAAGTCGCCAAGACGATTCAAGCGCATCAACCAGCAGTCATCGTCGTCAACGCCGGGGACAACCAATTCGTCGAAGGTGGCTCGCTCGTCATGAACGAAGAGGACGTCCGCCTTGTGCATGAGACGGCTCCAGCCGCGACGATTATCGCGGTCCATATGGAAGCGGTCAATCATTGGAACCTGTCGCGTCCTGACTTACGTGCCTATGCGGCCTCACACAGCTTCGCCGATCAACTCATCGTTCCAGAAGATGGCGAGACGATTTCACGCTAA
- a CDS encoding Lrp/AsnC family transcriptional regulator: MLDPTDRLIIEALQANSRITMKELGAHVHLTGQATATRVKKLEDLGIIEGYTIRVNEDKLGLPVHAMITIFTSSTFHDPYLMFLEEHRPYVRNNYKVSGDGCYVLECRFPSNQELNAFLDGLSKYVNYKLSIVIN, from the coding sequence ATGCTCGATCCAACAGATCGCCTCATCATCGAGGCGTTACAGGCGAACAGCCGGATAACGATGAAAGAACTCGGGGCACACGTGCACTTGACCGGGCAGGCGACGGCGACGCGCGTCAAGAAGCTCGAAGACCTCGGCATCATCGAAGGATATACGATTCGCGTGAACGAGGACAAGCTCGGGTTACCGGTCCACGCGATGATCACCATCTTTACGTCGAGCACATTCCACGACCCGTATCTCATGTTCCTCGAGGAACACCGGCCGTACGTCCGCAATAACTACAAGGTGAGCGGGGACGGCTGTTACGTCTTGGAGTGCCGATTCCCGTCGAACCAAGAGCTGAACGCCTTTTTGGACGGGCTCAGCAAGTACGTCAATTATAAGTTGTCGATTGTCATTAACTGA
- a CDS encoding GntR family transcriptional regulator encodes MKAKSPLYQQVAHKMRMFIESGTWAPGEAIPTEAQLVEEFSVSRVTVRQAVKLLQEEGLLWKRQGSGTYVQSEKIEHNMYELKSFTEDMKREGKEVTNKVLTFTLQPPSEKVREALELEDGELVFYVRRQRFADGEPLIVEDTYLPLKLFPDLTYEVMSQSKYAYIEDVKQFKIADSVQEFIPVLPTKEIAEMLGVSERTPVLKVELYSFLMDGSRFEFTETYFKSEEYRFIIRAGRRH; translated from the coding sequence ATGAAAGCAAAATCACCGCTCTACCAACAAGTCGCCCACAAAATGCGCATGTTTATCGAATCCGGCACGTGGGCGCCCGGTGAGGCGATCCCGACCGAGGCTCAACTCGTCGAAGAGTTCAGCGTCAGTCGAGTGACTGTCCGCCAGGCGGTCAAATTGCTCCAAGAGGAAGGTCTCTTATGGAAACGACAGGGCAGCGGCACATACGTCCAGTCCGAAAAGATTGAACACAACATGTACGAATTAAAAAGCTTCACCGAAGACATGAAACGAGAAGGGAAAGAAGTGACGAACAAAGTGCTCACCTTCACGTTGCAGCCACCGAGTGAGAAAGTGCGAGAGGCACTCGAACTCGAAGATGGCGAGCTCGTCTTCTACGTGAGGCGCCAACGATTCGCAGACGGCGAACCGCTCATCGTCGAGGACACATACTTGCCGCTAAAGCTGTTCCCCGACTTGACGTACGAAGTGATGTCGCAATCGAAGTACGCCTATATCGAAGACGTCAAACAGTTCAAGATTGCGGACAGCGTCCAAGAGTTCATCCCGGTGCTCCCGACAAAAGAGATTGCCGAGATGCTCGGAGTGAGTGAACGAACGCCCGTACTCAAAGTCGAACTCTATTCGTTTCTTATGGATGGCAGTCGGTTTGAGTTCACAGAAACGTATTTCAAGAGTGAAGAATATCGCTTCATCATCCGCGCCGGACGAAGACATTGA
- a CDS encoding 6-phospho-alpha-glucosidase, which yields MKQGQRLVVVGGGSTYTIGMIMSLIEEKAHFPLRSITFYDTDGERQERVAKATEIILREHYPELELFEYTTDKEYAFRDKDFFFVQIRTGGLEMREKDEQIPLRHGVVGQETCGPGGMSYGMRSIGDMIDLVADIRQGSPDGWILNYTNPAAIVAEALKRAYPNDKKILNICDMPAAIMVSYAKILGKEIWDLVPEYFGLNHFGWFTGIYDKEGNELTEDIKRAILEDGFIPEDSEIANDPSWIKTFKQVEKMLTDFPEYLPNTYLQYYLYPSDMAEKEDVENTRARQVINGRQQRVFLMCDQIIADDSLENVHLEVDIHGCYMIRVAASLAYNNGDIFIVMVKNDGIIANLPDDAMVEVPAMLTNRGPKPFAVGHIPRFYKGMIEGQLAYEQLVVDAYFENSYEKALQALTLNRTVVDAPVARQILDDLINENENYWPALKQRETVAR from the coding sequence ATGAAACAAGGACAACGCCTTGTCGTCGTCGGTGGCGGCAGCACGTACACAATCGGTATGATTATGAGCTTGATCGAAGAGAAGGCTCACTTCCCACTACGTTCAATCACGTTTTACGATACGGATGGTGAGCGCCAGGAGCGTGTCGCCAAAGCGACTGAAATCATCTTGCGTGAGCATTACCCAGAGCTCGAGCTGTTCGAGTATACGACGGACAAAGAATACGCCTTCCGCGACAAAGATTTCTTCTTCGTCCAAATCCGGACGGGCGGCCTGGAAATGCGCGAGAAAGATGAACAGATTCCGCTCCGTCACGGCGTGGTTGGACAAGAGACGTGTGGACCGGGCGGGATGTCGTACGGGATGCGGTCGATTGGGGACATGATTGATCTCGTCGCAGACATCCGCCAAGGCTCACCGGACGGTTGGATCTTAAATTATACGAACCCGGCCGCAATCGTCGCAGAGGCGTTGAAGCGTGCCTATCCGAATGACAAAAAGATTTTGAATATCTGTGATATGCCGGCCGCAATCATGGTGAGCTACGCGAAAATTCTCGGCAAAGAGATTTGGGATCTCGTGCCGGAATACTTCGGCCTCAACCACTTCGGTTGGTTCACAGGCATCTATGACAAAGAAGGCAACGAATTGACGGAAGACATCAAGCGCGCCATCTTAGAGGACGGGTTCATCCCAGAAGATTCAGAGATCGCAAACGACCCATCTTGGATCAAGACGTTCAAGCAAGTCGAGAAGATGCTCACCGATTTCCCGGAATATTTGCCGAACACGTATCTTCAGTATTATTTGTACCCGTCCGACATGGCGGAGAAGGAAGACGTGGAGAACACGCGGGCCCGTCAAGTCATCAACGGCCGCCAACAACGTGTCTTCTTGATGTGCGATCAAATCATCGCTGACGACTCACTTGAGAACGTGCATCTTGAAGTCGACATCCACGGTTGCTACATGATTCGCGTCGCAGCGTCACTCGCCTACAACAATGGCGATATCTTCATCGTCATGGTGAAAAACGACGGCATCATCGCTAACTTGCCGGATGATGCGATGGTCGAAGTGCCGGCGATGCTCACGAACCGTGGACCGAAGCCGTTCGCTGTCGGACACATTCCTCGCTTCTATAAAGGGATGATCGAAGGACAGCTCGCCTACGAACAGCTCGTCGTCGACGCCTATTTCGAGAATAGCTATGAAAAGGCACTCCAGGCACTCACGCTCAACCGGACCGTCGTCGATGCGCCGGTCGCCCGTCAAATCCTTGACGATTTGATTAACGAGAACGAGAACTATTGGCCGGCCCTCAAACAACGGGAGACGGTCGCACGCTAA
- a CDS encoding PTS transporter subunit EIIC yields MSQWFGVFQKFGKALMVPVALLPAAGILLGLGAALTGPLAESWKFLQNGTVEAISAGMLQIGLSIFANLPIIFAIGVAVGLSGGSGIAALAALVGYVIMNTTISIALGITLEMAAESGEYGMLLGIPSLETGVLGGIAVGLLAVWVYKKFHTFNPPEMLGFFAGDRSVGIVMVFFSILLGFFMMLIWPPIQTGLTAMANVIASDATNPAYVGLYGMLERLLIPTGLHHIWYAPFLWTSLGGTATVGGSIVSGDQYIFLAQIAEGVDVTAGRFMAGKFPIVMFGLLGAAFAMYRQADPDKRPVVRGLLLAAAGTAFLTGITEPIEFTFLFIAPLLYVVHSVLTGVSFALMYALDAHIGWAGGSGLIDYVLVNVLPGTPRWWMNLVVGAGFFFVYYGIFTFAIKKWNLATPGRGGQETKLFTRKDYNEKKSEKTSIQTTALAIQEALGGRDNIIDIDACFTRLRVELKDVSQIDEDELKALGAAGVVKVKNNIQAIFGGRSDLYKNELLKLHKEMDQAN; encoded by the coding sequence ATGAGTCAATGGTTCGGGGTATTTCAAAAGTTCGGGAAGGCGCTCATGGTGCCAGTCGCGCTCTTGCCGGCGGCCGGTATTTTACTTGGTCTCGGCGCGGCGCTAACAGGTCCGCTTGCAGAAAGTTGGAAGTTTTTGCAGAACGGGACGGTCGAAGCGATTAGTGCCGGGATGCTTCAAATCGGGCTGAGTATCTTCGCCAACTTGCCAATCATCTTTGCGATTGGCGTCGCGGTTGGTCTTTCCGGCGGGTCGGGAATTGCGGCACTTGCCGCACTCGTCGGCTACGTCATCATGAACACGACGATCTCGATTGCCCTTGGGATCACACTGGAAATGGCGGCGGAGAGCGGGGAGTACGGCATGTTGCTCGGTATCCCGTCACTTGAGACGGGTGTGCTTGGCGGGATTGCGGTCGGCTTGCTTGCGGTCTGGGTGTATAAGAAATTCCATACGTTCAACCCGCCAGAGATGCTCGGCTTTTTCGCCGGAGATCGTTCGGTCGGTATCGTCATGGTATTCTTTTCCATCTTGCTCGGTTTCTTTATGATGCTCATTTGGCCGCCGATTCAGACCGGCCTCACGGCGATGGCGAACGTCATCGCGAGTGATGCGACGAATCCGGCTTACGTCGGGTTATACGGAATGCTCGAACGCTTATTGATTCCGACCGGATTACATCACATCTGGTACGCACCGTTCTTATGGACGTCACTTGGCGGCACGGCGACGGTTGGCGGTTCGATTGTGAGCGGGGACCAATATATTTTCCTCGCCCAAATCGCAGAAGGTGTCGACGTGACGGCCGGACGCTTTATGGCCGGCAAGTTCCCAATCGTCATGTTCGGTCTTCTTGGAGCGGCGTTCGCCATGTACCGTCAGGCCGATCCGGACAAGCGTCCCGTCGTGCGTGGTCTCTTGCTCGCAGCGGCAGGGACGGCGTTCTTGACCGGGATCACCGAACCGATCGAGTTCACGTTCTTATTCATTGCACCACTCCTTTACGTCGTGCACAGTGTGTTGACAGGGGTGTCGTTTGCGCTCATGTACGCTCTTGACGCCCACATCGGCTGGGCCGGTGGCTCGGGATTGATTGACTATGTCTTGGTGAATGTGTTGCCAGGGACGCCGCGCTGGTGGATGAACCTCGTCGTTGGGGCCGGATTCTTCTTCGTCTATTACGGCATCTTCACGTTCGCGATTAAAAAGTGGAACTTGGCGACGCCAGGTCGAGGGGGGCAAGAGACGAAACTGTTTACCCGCAAAGACTACAATGAAAAGAAATCAGAAAAGACATCAATCCAAACGACGGCACTTGCCATTCAAGAGGCGCTCGGTGGCCGTGACAATATCATCGACATCGATGCCTGTTTCACACGTCTCCGTGTTGAATTGAAAGACGTGTCACAAATCGATGAGGACGAGTTGAAGGCACTTGGGGCAGCCGGCGTCGTGAAAGTGAAAAACAACATTCAGGCCATCTTTGGGGGACGCTCGGATTTGTACAAGAATGAGTTGCTCAAACTGCATAAAGAGATGGACCAAGCGAATTGA